Proteins co-encoded in one Acinetobacter lwoffii genomic window:
- a CDS encoding HIT domain-containing protein, producing MFSLHPQLAQDTFFVGDFPLSTCRLMNDMQFPWLILIPRVPGVSELYELSQADQEQFLRESSWLSSQLARVFRADKMNVAALGNMVPQLHFHHVVRYQNDVVWPKPVWGTPAVPYSSEVLAHMRQTLMLALRGQGDMPFDWRMD from the coding sequence ATGTTTAGTTTGCATCCACAACTTGCTCAAGATACGTTTTTTGTAGGCGACTTTCCTTTGTCAACATGTCGTTTGATGAATGATATGCAATTTCCCTGGCTCATTCTGATTCCACGTGTGCCGGGTGTCTCTGAATTATATGAATTGAGTCAAGCTGACCAAGAGCAGTTTTTAAGAGAGTCAAGCTGGTTATCAAGCCAGCTGGCACGTGTTTTCCGTGCAGATAAAATGAATGTAGCAGCGCTGGGTAATATGGTGCCGCAATTGCATTTTCATCATGTAGTTCGTTATCAGAACGACGTTGTATGGCCGAAGCCTGTTTGGGGTACACCTGCTGTTCCTTATAGCAGTGAAGTATTGGCACATATGCGTCAAACCTTAATGCTGGCTTTACGTGGTCAGGGAGACATGCCATTTGACTGGCGCATGGACTAA